One window from the genome of Betaproteobacteria bacterium encodes:
- the pstC gene encoding phosphate ABC transporter permease subunit PstC: protein MDAIFRNLTRVFAFLVFSLLAAILVSLLVGSSLSLQKFGPGFLWNSNWDPVQEDFGALVPIVGTLVTSFIALAIAMPVSFGIAIFLTELSPTWLRRPLGTAIEMLAAIPSIIYGMWGLFVFAPLFQEYAQPFLNSVFGPIPLAGALFSGPPLGIGMLTAGIILAVMVIPFITAVMRDVFELVPPMLKESAYALGSTTWEVVWGVVLPYARVGVIGGFMLGLGRALGETMAVTFVIGNAHRLNVSLFAPANSIASALANEFTEAVGDLYTSALIELGLILFLITTIVLSLAKLQLLRLARREGTTS, encoded by the coding sequence ATGGATGCGATCTTCCGGAACCTCACCCGGGTGTTCGCCTTTCTCGTCTTCAGCCTGCTCGCCGCAATCCTCGTTTCCCTCCTCGTCGGAAGCTCGCTCTCGTTGCAGAAATTCGGCCCGGGATTCCTGTGGAACTCGAACTGGGACCCGGTGCAGGAGGATTTCGGCGCGCTCGTTCCCATCGTCGGCACGCTGGTCACTTCGTTCATCGCACTCGCCATCGCCATGCCGGTGAGCTTCGGGATCGCGATCTTCCTCACCGAACTCTCACCGACGTGGCTGCGGCGGCCGCTCGGCACGGCCATCGAGATGCTCGCGGCGATTCCCAGCATCATCTACGGCATGTGGGGGCTCTTCGTATTCGCGCCCCTGTTCCAGGAATACGCGCAGCCCTTTCTCAACAGCGTGTTCGGCCCGATCCCGCTGGCAGGCGCCCTCTTCTCCGGGCCACCGCTCGGCATCGGCATGCTCACCGCCGGCATCATCCTCGCGGTGATGGTGATTCCGTTCATCACCGCGGTGATGCGGGACGTCTTCGAGCTGGTACCCCCGATGCTCAAGGAGTCGGCCTACGCACTGGGCTCGACCACCTGGGAGGTGGTCTGGGGCGTGGTGCTGCCCTACGCCCGGGTCGGCGTGATCGGTGGCTTCATGCTCGGCCTCGGACGCGCGCTCGGGGAGACGATGGCCGTGACTTTCGTCATCGGCAATGCTCACCGCCTGAACGTGTCGCTCTTCGCGCCGGCCAACTCCATCGCCTCGGCGCTCGCCAACGAGTTCACCGAGGCGGTGGGCGACCTCTACACCTCCGCGCTCATCGAGCTGGGCCTCATCCTCTTCCTCATCACGACCATCGTCCTGTCGCTGGCCAAGTTGCAGCTGCTCCGCCTCGCCAGGCGCGAGGGGACGACCTCGTGA
- the pstA gene encoding phosphate ABC transporter permease PstA, with translation MNRIMMGVSTLALGFGLFWLLWIIGVLLWEGAPALEPSLFMQMTPPPGGDGGLANAIFGSVLMAGSGTLIGTPVGILAGTYLAEYGRRGWLAPTTRFINDVLLSAPSIIVGLFVYTVYVARVGHFSGWAGSVALAIIVIPVVVRTTDDMLKLVPNSLREAAAALGCPAWKMITMVCYRAARAGILTGILLAIARVSGETAPLLFTALNNQFWSADMNRPMANLPVVIFQFAMSPYEDWHRLAWGGAAFITLLVLGLNIAARALFSRK, from the coding sequence ATGAATCGAATCATGATGGGCGTCTCCACGCTCGCGCTCGGCTTCGGGCTCTTCTGGCTGCTGTGGATCATCGGGGTCCTGCTATGGGAAGGCGCGCCGGCGCTCGAGCCCTCGCTCTTCATGCAGATGACGCCACCGCCCGGCGGCGACGGGGGCCTCGCCAACGCGATCTTCGGCAGCGTCCTGATGGCGGGCTCGGGCACCTTGATCGGAACGCCCGTCGGGATCCTCGCGGGAACCTACCTCGCCGAGTACGGCCGCCGCGGATGGCTTGCCCCCACCACGCGATTCATCAACGACGTGCTGCTCTCGGCCCCTTCGATCATCGTGGGCCTGTTCGTGTACACGGTGTACGTCGCCCGCGTGGGGCATTTCTCCGGATGGGCCGGGTCCGTTGCGCTCGCCATCATCGTGATCCCCGTCGTGGTGCGCACCACCGACGACATGCTCAAGCTCGTGCCCAACAGCCTGCGCGAGGCCGCGGCGGCGCTGGGCTGCCCCGCCTGGAAGATGATCACGATGGTTTGCTACCGGGCGGCGCGCGCCGGCATCCTCACCGGGATCCTGCTCGCCATCGCGCGCGTGTCGGGGGAGACGGCGCCGCTCCTGTTCACCGCGCTCAACAACCAGTTCTGGTCGGCGGACATGAACCGGCCGATGGCCAATCTCCCTGTCGTCATCTTCCAGTTCGCCATGAGTCCCTACGAGGATTGGCATCGCCTCGCCTGGGGAGGGGCGGCCTTCATCACCCTGCTCGTGCTCGGCCTCAACATCGCCGCGCGGGCCCTGTTCTCGAGGAAATAG
- the pstB gene encoding phosphate ABC transporter ATP-binding protein PstB: MPDTATAIDSTPKLKVRSLNFHYGKFHAVRDVNFDVAEKRVTAFIGPSGCGKSTLLRTFNRMFELYPEQRATGEVLLDGENILTSKQDVSLIRARIGMVFQKPTPFPMSIYDNIAFGVRLFEDLPRAKMDERIEWALTKASLLTEVKDKLGQSGNSLSGGQQQRLCIARAIAVKPEILLMDEPCSALDPISTAKIEELIAELKVDYTVVMVTHNMQQAARVSDYTAYMYLGELVEFGETDQVFVKPREQATEDYITGRFG, from the coding sequence ATGCCCGACACGGCCACCGCCATCGATTCGACCCCGAAGCTCAAGGTTCGGAGCCTCAACTTCCACTATGGGAAGTTCCACGCCGTGCGCGACGTGAACTTCGACGTGGCCGAGAAACGCGTCACCGCATTCATCGGCCCGTCGGGCTGCGGGAAATCCACGCTGCTGCGCACGTTCAACCGCATGTTCGAACTCTATCCGGAGCAGCGCGCCACGGGAGAAGTCCTGCTCGACGGCGAGAACATCCTCACGTCGAAACAGGATGTGTCGCTCATCCGGGCCCGAATCGGCATGGTGTTCCAGAAACCCACGCCCTTCCCGATGTCGATCTACGACAACATCGCCTTCGGCGTTCGCCTTTTCGAGGATCTGCCGCGCGCGAAGATGGACGAGCGCATCGAATGGGCGCTCACCAAGGCGTCCCTGCTGACCGAAGTGAAGGACAAGCTGGGTCAGAGCGGCAACAGCCTCTCCGGAGGCCAGCAGCAGCGTCTGTGCATCGCCCGCGCCATCGCGGTGAAGCCGGAGATCCTGCTCATGGATGAGCCCTGCTCGGCGCTGGATCCGATCTCCACGGCGAAGATCGAGGAACTCATTGCCGAGCTGAAGGTGGACTACACCGTCGTCATGGTTACGCACAACATGCAGCAGGCGGCGCGCGTTTCCGATTACACGGCGTACATGTACCTGGGCGAGCTGGTGGAATTCGGCGAGACCGACCAGGTCTTCGTGAAGCCGCGAGAGCAGGCGACCGAGGACTACATCACCGGCCGCTTCGGTTGA
- the phoR gene encoding phosphate regulon sensor histidine kinase PhoR: MDFPAWAALAVALLLALVLGYHLRHLYALRNWLEKGDTPDPPRARGAWDKLHAQLARSRRESCRREAQLDRSLSRLREAVRALPDGVVILDGERIDWCNDTARLHLDLDPARDAGHTITHLVRSPAFGRYLEAGDFAKPVELRPPGGRVLSVQVVPYGEAQRLVLSRDVTRFERMEQTRREFVANVSHELRTPLTVVSGFLETMREENGDAGERRGYLELMSEQSRRMEHLVEDLLTLSTLESSPPPPMEEPIDMIALVERIGAEAKSLSGGRHRIEIECDAEIRLLGSEKEIASALGNLVSNAIRYTPAGGIVRLKWRDCGGGAAFDVEDTGIGIPAEHLPRLTERFYRVDRGRSRETGGTGLGLAIVKHALVRHGATLDITSMPGQGSRFSARFSAPRIAK; encoded by the coding sequence ATGGACTTCCCCGCGTGGGCCGCGCTGGCCGTGGCGCTGCTTCTCGCGCTGGTGTTGGGATACCACTTGAGACACCTTTACGCCCTCAGGAACTGGCTCGAGAAGGGCGACACACCCGACCCGCCGCGGGCCCGCGGCGCCTGGGACAAGCTCCATGCGCAGCTGGCCCGTTCGCGCCGCGAGTCCTGCCGCCGCGAGGCGCAGCTCGACCGTTCGCTCTCGCGCCTGCGCGAAGCCGTTCGCGCGCTTCCCGATGGGGTCGTGATCCTCGACGGCGAGCGAATCGATTGGTGCAACGATACGGCGCGCCTGCACCTGGACCTCGATCCGGCCAGGGACGCGGGCCACACGATCACGCATCTCGTGCGCTCCCCGGCGTTCGGCCGCTACCTTGAGGCCGGCGACTTCGCGAAGCCGGTGGAGCTGCGCCCGCCCGGCGGGCGCGTGCTTTCGGTGCAGGTCGTTCCCTACGGCGAAGCGCAGCGCCTGGTGCTTTCGCGCGATGTCACGCGCTTCGAGCGCATGGAGCAGACTCGCCGGGAGTTCGTCGCGAACGTCTCCCACGAACTGAGAACCCCGCTCACGGTCGTTTCCGGGTTCCTCGAGACGATGCGCGAGGAGAACGGCGATGCCGGGGAAAGGCGCGGCTACCTCGAGCTCATGAGCGAGCAGTCGAGGCGGATGGAGCATCTCGTGGAGGATCTCCTCACGCTTTCGACGCTGGAATCCTCTCCCCCGCCGCCGATGGAGGAACCCATCGACATGATCGCTCTGGTCGAGCGCATCGGCGCGGAGGCGAAGTCGCTCTCCGGCGGCAGGCACCGGATCGAAATCGAGTGCGACGCTGAAATCCGGCTCCTCGGCAGCGAGAAGGAGATCGCAAGCGCTCTAGGCAATCTTGTGAGTAACGCGATCCGCTACACGCCGGCCGGCGGAATCGTGCGCCTCAAGTGGCGCGATTGCGGCGGGGGCGCGGCCTTCGATGTCGAGGATACCGGGATCGGCATTCCTGCGGAGCACCTCCCGCGTCTCACGGAACGCTTCTACCGCGTGGACCGCGGCCGTTCCCGCGAAACCGGCGGTACGGGACTGGGGCTCGCCATCGTGAAGCACGCTCTCGTCCGGCATGGTGCGACGCTCGACATCACCAGCATGCCCGGCCAGGGCAGCCGGTTCAGCGCGCGTTTTTCCGCGCCGCGCATCGCGAAATAG
- the phoB gene encoding phosphate regulon transcriptional regulator PhoB, with amino-acid sequence MGADILVVEDEPSIQVLIAASLRKNGYEVRGAVNAEEAYRELGAALPDVILLDWMLPDGNGPAIARRLRAESRTREVPIIMLTARAGDDDKVEGLASGADDYVTKPFSPRELDARIQAVLRRRAPQLTQEQVAIGGLVLNPASRTVKGGDATLRMGPTEFELLHFFMTHPDRVYNRAQILDHVWGDHVFIEDRTVDVHIRRLREALSASGHDSHVETMRGAGYLFRSTV; translated from the coding sequence ATGGGGGCCGACATCCTCGTCGTCGAGGACGAGCCGTCCATCCAGGTGCTGATCGCCGCAAGCCTGCGAAAGAACGGCTACGAGGTTCGTGGCGCCGTCAACGCCGAGGAGGCGTACCGGGAGCTGGGCGCCGCGCTTCCGGACGTGATCCTGCTCGACTGGATGCTGCCCGACGGGAACGGACCTGCGATCGCCCGCAGGCTTCGCGCCGAATCGCGGACGCGGGAAGTGCCGATCATCATGTTGACCGCCCGGGCCGGCGACGATGACAAGGTCGAGGGGCTGGCGAGCGGCGCCGACGATTACGTGACGAAGCCCTTCTCGCCGCGCGAGCTCGATGCGCGCATCCAGGCGGTGTTGCGCCGCCGCGCGCCCCAGCTCACCCAGGAACAGGTGGCGATCGGGGGCCTCGTCCTGAACCCAGCCTCGCGCACCGTGAAGGGAGGCGATGCAACGCTCAGGATGGGCCCTACCGAGTTCGAGCTGCTGCACTTTTTCATGACCCACCCCGATCGCGTGTACAACCGCGCGCAGATCCTCGACCACGTGTGGGGCGACCACGTATTCATCGAGGACCGCACCGTGGACGTCCACATCCGCCGCCTTCGCGAGGCGCTTTCGGCCAGCGGCCACGACAGCCACGTCGAGACCATGCGCGGCGCGGGATACCTCTTCCGCTCGACGGTCTAG
- the phoU gene encoding phosphate signaling complex protein PhoU, which produces MNDHVSKQYDQDLGAIRSRMMQMGGLVEAQVRAAVDGHLGGEIARLDAVVANDRKANELEIAIDNDLGQIIVRRQPAASDLRLILAMSKTVTDLERIGDEAAKIARAAREIHSGHVVTGIPLTAVAHVSEIAIGMLRRSLDAFARLDAAAASRVIAEDAAIDSEFRSILRELITFMMEDPRTISISLNILWIAKAFERIGDHAKNIAENVIYVAKGRDVRHIPLEELEREARS; this is translated from the coding sequence ATGAACGATCACGTCAGCAAGCAGTACGACCAGGACCTCGGGGCCATCCGCTCGCGGATGATGCAGATGGGGGGCCTCGTGGAAGCCCAGGTCCGCGCCGCCGTGGACGGGCACCTCGGCGGCGAAATCGCCCGGCTCGACGCCGTCGTCGCCAACGACCGCAAGGCGAACGAGCTCGAGATCGCCATCGACAACGACCTGGGGCAGATCATCGTCCGCCGGCAGCCGGCCGCCTCCGACCTGCGCCTGATCCTCGCCATGAGCAAGACCGTGACGGACCTGGAGCGCATCGGCGACGAGGCCGCCAAGATCGCGCGTGCGGCCCGCGAGATCCACTCGGGCCACGTCGTGACCGGCATCCCGCTCACGGCCGTCGCGCACGTGTCCGAGATCGCGATCGGGATGCTGCGCCGCTCGCTGGACGCCTTCGCGCGGCTCGATGCTGCCGCCGCCTCGCGGGTGATCGCCGAGGACGCCGCGATCGACTCGGAATTCCGCTCGATCCTGCGCGAGCTCATCACGTTCATGATGGAAGACCCGCGCACCATCTCCATCTCGCTCAACATCCTGTGGATCGCGAAGGCCTTCGAGCGCATAGGCGATCACGCCAAGAACATCGCAGAGAACGTGATCTATGTGGCGAAGGGCCGCGACGTGCGCCACATCCCGCTCGAGGAGCTCGAGCGCGAGGCCCGGAGCTGA
- a CDS encoding thiamine pyrophosphate-binding protein, giving the protein MSIKRQGGRILVEQLLVHGADTAFCVPGESFLPVIDAIHEHRARLKLVVCRHESAAANMAEAHGKLTGRPGICIVTRGPGATQASVGVHTAFQDSTPMILLVGDVGSEFRDREAFQEVDFTAMFAPLAKWAARIDSIERIPEYLNRAFTVAMSGRRGPVVLALPEDVLFAEAAVADARPYTPVHAEPGASELERLRELLASAKRPLLVLGGSGWSKDACADLRKFAEANHLPVSCAFRFQDLFDNRHDNYVGDVGIGINPILGERVRTADVLLAVGARLGEMTTSGYTLIDSPVPRQKLVHVMAGAEELGRVYQAELPVLSSMGRFARAAAAMVPVDASAWKASVAEARADFLAWTARREMPGKVQMWDIVDWLDRHLPEDAILTNGAGNYATWLHRFHRYTGFRTQLAPTSGAMGYGVPAAIAAKIAEPQRTVVAFAGDGCFLMAGQELATAVQYGAAIVVVIVNNGMYGTIRMHQEKHYPGRTHGTDLVNPHFAAYARAFGAVGEIVEETAQFGPAFERCVASGKPAVIEVRIDPQAITPNTTLDAIRAAALARKG; this is encoded by the coding sequence TTGAGCATCAAGCGGCAGGGCGGGCGTATCCTCGTCGAGCAACTCCTCGTCCACGGCGCCGACACGGCCTTCTGCGTCCCGGGCGAGAGTTTCCTGCCGGTGATCGACGCGATCCACGAGCATCGCGCCAGGCTGAAGCTGGTGGTCTGCCGGCACGAGTCGGCCGCGGCCAACATGGCGGAGGCGCACGGAAAGCTCACGGGCCGCCCGGGAATCTGCATCGTGACGCGCGGCCCGGGCGCCACGCAGGCGTCGGTGGGCGTGCACACCGCCTTCCAGGATTCGACGCCGATGATCCTGCTCGTGGGGGACGTGGGCTCGGAATTCCGCGACCGCGAGGCGTTCCAGGAAGTCGACTTCACCGCGATGTTCGCGCCGCTGGCCAAGTGGGCCGCGCGCATCGATTCCATCGAGCGCATTCCCGAGTACCTGAACCGAGCCTTTACCGTGGCGATGTCGGGCCGGCGCGGGCCGGTGGTGCTGGCGCTGCCCGAGGACGTCCTCTTCGCCGAAGCGGCCGTGGCGGATGCGCGCCCGTACACGCCGGTGCATGCCGAGCCGGGCGCAAGCGAACTCGAGCGCCTGCGCGAGCTGCTGGCCTCGGCCAAGCGGCCGCTGCTGGTGCTGGGCGGCAGCGGGTGGTCGAAGGACGCCTGCGCGGACTTGCGCAAGTTCGCCGAGGCCAACCACCTCCCCGTCTCCTGCGCATTCCGCTTCCAGGACCTCTTCGACAACCGCCACGACAACTACGTGGGCGACGTGGGCATCGGCATCAATCCCATCCTCGGCGAGCGCGTGCGCACCGCCGACGTGCTGCTGGCGGTGGGCGCGCGCCTGGGCGAGATGACGACGAGCGGCTACACCCTCATCGATTCCCCGGTGCCCCGGCAGAAGCTCGTGCACGTGATGGCCGGCGCCGAGGAACTGGGCCGCGTCTACCAGGCCGAGCTGCCCGTCCTCTCGTCGATGGGCCGCTTCGCGCGCGCCGCGGCGGCGATGGTGCCCGTGGATGCCTCGGCGTGGAAGGCCAGCGTGGCCGAGGCCAGGGCGGATTTCCTGGCCTGGACCGCGCGCCGCGAGATGCCCGGCAAGGTCCAGATGTGGGACATCGTGGACTGGCTGGACAGGCACCTCCCGGAGGATGCGATCCTCACCAACGGCGCCGGCAACTACGCCACGTGGCTGCACCGCTTCCACCGCTACACGGGATTTCGCACGCAGCTCGCACCTACGTCGGGGGCGATGGGCTACGGCGTGCCCGCGGCCATCGCCGCGAAGATCGCGGAGCCGCAGCGCACCGTGGTCGCCTTCGCCGGCGACGGCTGCTTCCTCATGGCCGGGCAGGAACTCGCCACGGCCGTCCAGTACGGAGCGGCTATCGTCGTCGTCATCGTGAACAACGGCATGTACGGCACCATCCGCATGCACCAGGAGAAGCACTACCCCGGGCGCACGCACGGCACCGATCTCGTGAACCCCCATTTCGCGGCCTATGCGCGCGCGTTCGGTGCGGTGGGCGAGATCGTCGAGGAGACCGCCCAGTTCGGCCCCGCCTTCGAGCGCTGCGTGGCATCGGGAAAGCCTGCCGTCATCGAGGTGCGAATCGACCCGCAGGCCATCACGCCCAACACGACGCTGGATGCGATACGGGCCGCCGCCCTGGCCCGGAAGGGCTGA
- a CDS encoding TraB/GumN family protein, producing MRLATLLVTATLALPPAVGAQTATSPPITPAARHYLWEVSSLTNRVYLFGTVHAGKNNFFPLPEPVQQAFADSQVLAIEADVTNAEAMSKGASTMLLKPPDRLSNRVPAPLYERFRKLLERFGIPEPQVAQLKPFFAASLLAFAEWGRQGYLPQYGVDVHLIGRAREAKKPIFELEGAPAQAALMDSLTDEQGLQAFEGTVRAVESGVTGDQITGLVNAWQAGDPALLLEVVRAYNESVPGAKDIEEKFIWSRHAAMADKIEAWLLQGRERVFVAVGALHLAGPRGLVEILRKRGYLVKQL from the coding sequence ATGCGCCTCGCAACGCTACTTGTCACCGCCACGCTTGCCTTGCCGCCCGCGGTCGGCGCGCAGACGGCCACCTCGCCGCCCATCACGCCAGCGGCGCGCCACTACCTCTGGGAGGTGTCCTCCCTCACCAACCGCGTCTATCTCTTCGGCACGGTGCATGCGGGCAAGAACAACTTTTTTCCGCTCCCCGAACCGGTGCAGCAGGCGTTCGCCGATTCCCAGGTGCTTGCCATCGAGGCCGACGTCACGAACGCCGAGGCGATGTCGAAGGGCGCGTCCACCATGCTCCTCAAGCCCCCCGACAGGCTCTCGAACCGCGTCCCCGCGCCCCTGTACGAGCGCTTCCGCAAGCTGCTCGAGCGCTTCGGGATTCCAGAGCCGCAGGTTGCGCAGCTCAAGCCTTTCTTTGCCGCCTCCCTGCTCGCGTTCGCGGAATGGGGACGGCAAGGCTACCTGCCGCAGTACGGCGTGGACGTCCACCTCATCGGCCGGGCCCGCGAGGCGAAGAAGCCCATCTTCGAGCTCGAGGGTGCGCCGGCGCAGGCTGCGCTCATGGACTCCCTCACCGACGAGCAGGGTCTGCAGGCCTTCGAAGGCACGGTGCGCGCGGTCGAAAGCGGCGTCACGGGCGACCAGATCACGGGCCTGGTGAATGCCTGGCAGGCGGGCGACCCCGCTCTTCTGCTGGAAGTGGTGCGCGCGTACAACGAAAGCGTGCCGGGCGCGAAGGACATCGAGGAGAAGTTCATCTGGTCGCGCCACGCCGCCATGGCGGACAAGATCGAGGCGTGGCTCCTGCAGGGCCGCGAACGGGTGTTCGTGGCCGTGGGCGCCCTCCACCTCGCCGGCCCGCGCGGGCTGGTGGAGATCCTGCGCAAGCGCGGCTACCTGGTGAAGCAGCTTTGA
- the greB gene encoding transcription elongation factor GreB produces the protein MSKAFTRESDADDDLDDIEEANPIPAGAKNYMTPHGWRRMRDELSYLVKVERPSVTNVVSWAARNGDRSENADYQYGKRRLREVDRRIRYLTKRLENAEVVDPATREVTDQVFFAATVTYCRAGGEETTVRIVGLDETDLGKGYISWISPVARALIKARECDTVSLVTPGGREELEILEVCYEEIPMAPFEPPASAWAPNAK, from the coding sequence GTGAGCAAGGCATTCACCAGGGAAAGCGACGCGGACGACGACCTCGACGACATCGAGGAAGCGAATCCGATTCCGGCCGGCGCCAAGAACTACATGACCCCGCACGGCTGGCGGCGCATGCGCGACGAGCTGTCGTACCTCGTGAAGGTGGAACGCCCGTCGGTCACGAACGTGGTTTCCTGGGCCGCGCGCAACGGCGACCGGTCCGAGAACGCGGACTACCAGTACGGCAAGCGGCGCCTGCGCGAAGTCGACCGGCGCATCCGCTACCTCACCAAGCGCCTTGAAAACGCGGAGGTGGTGGATCCCGCCACGCGCGAGGTGACCGACCAGGTTTTCTTCGCGGCCACCGTCACCTACTGCCGCGCGGGCGGCGAGGAGACGACGGTGAGGATCGTGGGCCTCGACGAGACGGACCTGGGCAAGGGTTACATCAGTTGGATCTCGCCCGTGGCGCGCGCGCTCATCAAGGCGCGCGAGTGCGACACGGTGTCGCTGGTCACCCCCGGCGGCCGGGAAGAGCTGGAGATCCTCGAGGTTTGCTACGAGGAGATCCCGATGGCGCCCTTCGAACCCCCGGCGAGCGCCTGGGCGCCGAACGCGAAGTAG
- a CDS encoding MarC family protein — protein MNNEFLSAVIILTLVTDPFGNMPLVNAMLGGVAEPRRRHVVVRECLIAYGLLLAFMFGGQSFLALLHLSQTSLSIAGGVILFMIAIRMVFARLDGTFGGEAGVEPFIVPLAIPLIAGPSALATVMLMASRDPAKVGMWAAAITVTMVLTTVVLLAGTKLHRWLGDHAMHAIERLMGLILTAIAVEMLLAGIREFVKGLS, from the coding sequence GCAACATGCCGCTGGTGAACGCGATGCTGGGCGGCGTGGCGGAGCCGCGCCGTCGCCACGTCGTGGTCCGCGAGTGCCTCATCGCCTACGGGCTGCTGCTGGCATTCATGTTCGGCGGTCAATCCTTTCTCGCCCTCCTGCACCTGTCGCAGACCTCGCTCTCGATCGCGGGCGGCGTGATTCTCTTCATGATCGCCATCCGCATGGTGTTCGCCAGGCTCGACGGGACGTTCGGCGGCGAGGCGGGCGTGGAGCCCTTCATCGTCCCGCTGGCCATCCCGCTCATCGCAGGCCCCTCCGCGCTGGCGACGGTGATGCTCATGGCTTCGCGCGATCCGGCCAAGGTGGGCATGTGGGCGGCCGCCATCACGGTGACGATGGTCCTCACGACCGTCGTGCTCCTCGCCGGCACGAAGCTGCACCGCTGGCTGGGCGATCACGCGATGCACGCGATCGAGCGGCTGATGGGGCTCATCCTCACGGCGATCGCAGTGGAGATGCTGCTGGCGGGCATCAGGGAGTTCGTGAAAGGGCTCTCGTGA